From Apis mellifera strain DH4 linkage group LG5, Amel_HAv3.1, whole genome shotgun sequence, the proteins below share one genomic window:
- the LOC102656249 gene encoding protein HEXIM1 gives MSACITANRRILVNIINMENHDVKTVMEKVSDGIDKVHDVKGVQAEPTPAASSLSLPVSEQVSLSTGENINKNNYINKKTCSKLLIKNSGKFESGSGSGDQEGGQHEDGIDIAAKKRKTRRGKPKHRKLKPYSKQQLSYQQQLRYRSRGRLAKTGRQPPALYNTTQFLMDDHSDLPDLDQKLSEAASSELPATFQKPSAPSRTRDSSFSVDSDEDYFYSSPEDEEEFLTKEFSTAYEDLHAERLSTLSKSELIQEYLQLEAKVDLLTKRLRGKNFHQTEQRDLESNSSSTDSESAKKLKICQQRIDDLMQQNEQLKRENELLRAKRDGSPVSSVDSESDSDSTSNENRSRCSCLLPNSSSSSELMGYVSRSKNSQRKDSSVSSTDSKSDTCDSSSSENSKASMTPVNLSNGHVTIQKIDGLPT, from the exons ATGAGTGCTTGTATCACTGCAAATCGCCGAATTTTggtcaatattataaatatggagAATCATGATGTCAAAACGGTAATGGAGAAAGTGTCGGACGGCATTGATAAAGTACATGACGTGAAGGGCGTACAAGCAGAGCCGACGCCTGCGGCGTCATCGTTGTCATTGCCTGTTTCGGAACAAGTGTCGCTCTCTACCGGAGaaaatatcaacaaaaataattatattaataagaaaacc tgttctaaattattaataaaaaattctggaaaatttgaaagtgGTAGTGGTAGTGGAGATCAGGAGGGAGGTCAGCATGAAGATGGAATTGATATTgcagcgaaaaaaagaaaaactcgtaGAGGTAAACCTAaacatagaaaattaaaaccaTATTCAAAACAACAATTATCATATCAACAACAGCTGCGATATAGATCTAGAGGTCGATTAGCAAAAACTGGTAGACAACCTCCAGCACTATATAACACTACACAATTTCTTATGGATGATCACAGTGATCTTCCAGATCTTGACCAAAAGCTTTCAGAAGCTGCATCATCAGAATTACCTGCTACATTTCAAAAACCATCAGCCCCCTCTCGTACTCGAGATTCTAGTTTCAGTGTTGACTCTgatgaagattatttttattcgtctccagaagacgaagaagaattcTTGACAAAGGAATTCTCAACTGCATATGAAGATCTTCATGCTGAAAGATTAAGCACATTAAGTAAATCAGAACTGATACAAGAATATCTGCAATTAGAAGCAAAAGtagatttattaacaaaacgaCTACgtggtaaaaattttcatcaaacaGAACAACGAGACTTGGAAAGCAACAGTAGTAGTACAGATTCAGAATCagcaaaaaagttaaaaatctgTCAACAACGAATTGATGATTTAATGCAACAAAATGAACAATTAAAAcgagaaaatgaattattaagagCTAAAAGGGACGGCAGTCCAGTTTCAAGTGTTGATAGCGAAAGCGACAGTGATAGTACAAGTAATGAGAATAGAAGCAGATGTAGTTGTCTCCTTCCAAATTCTAGCTCTTCTTCAGAACTTATGGGATATGTTTCTAGAAGTAAAAATAGTCAAAGAAAGGATAGTTCTGTCTCTAGTACTGATAGTAAAAGTGATACTTGTGATAGTAGTTCAAGTGAGAATTCTAAAGCATCTATGACCCCAGTTAATCTTTCAAATGGTCATGTAAccattcaaaaaattgatgGTCTCcctacataa
- the LOC412593 gene encoding DNA damage-binding protein 1, which produces MKAMSHHYVVTAHKPTAVTACVTGNFTSPTDLNLILAKNVRLEIYLVTPEGLRPLKEVGIYGKIAVVKFFRPPHEKKDLLFLLTTRYNAMILECIGEGENIEIITKAHGNVADRIGKASETGIKAVIDPKARVIGLRLYDGLFKIIPLDKDNPELKASSIRMEEHQVQDVNFLHGCANPTLILIHQDINGRHVKTHEISLRDKEFVKIPWRQDNVEREAMIVIPVPSPICGAIIIGQESILYHDGNTYVAVVPPIIKQSTITCYAKVDNQGLRYLLGDMAGHLFMLFVEQEKKADGTQVVKDLKVELLGEISIPECITYLDNGVIFVGSRLGDSQLVKLITKADENGSYCVPMETFTNLAPIVDMAVVDLERQGQGQMVTCSGAFKEGSLRIIRNGIGIEEHASIDLPGIKGMWALKIGGGNFDNTLVLSFVGQTRILTLNGEEVEETDIPGFVADEQTFHTGNVTNDLFIQITPTSARLISYETKTVVSEWEPENKRTISVVACNGTQVLCATGNDLFYLEISCGQILPKGFTTLQYEVACLDISPLDGNTEAKIAAVGLWTHISVHILTLPALEEINKELLGGEIIPRSILMTCFEGNTYLLCALGDGSMYYFTLHKQNGILSDKKKVTLGTQPTVLRTFRSLFTTNVFACSDRPTVIYSSNHKLVFSNVNLKEVNHMCSLNAESYPDSLALATDSTVTIGTIDEIQKLHIRTVPLGESPRRIAYQESSQTFGVITMRVDIQDSSGVSIVRHSASTQAASTSSSSHIASYNKPTGHTASDICQEIEVHNLLIIDQHTFEVLHAHMLMPTEYALSLISTKLGEDPTSYYIVGTALVHPDETEPKMGRILLYHWSDGKLTQVAEKEIKGSCYSLTEFNGKLLASINSTVRLFEWTAEKELRLECSHFNNIIALYLKSKGDFILVGDLMRSLTLLQYKTMEGCFEEIARDYNPNWMTAIEILDDDTFLGAENCFNLFVCQKDSAATSEDERQQMQEVGQFHLGDMVNVFRHGSLVMQNLGESSTPTQGCVLFGTVSGAIGLVTQIPFIFYEFLRNLEDRLTSVIKSVGKIEHNFWRSFNTELKIEQCEGFIDGDLIESFLDLSPDKMAEVASGLMIDDPSGMKKEATVDDLVKIVEDLTRIH; this is translated from the exons atgaaagcgATGTCTCATCATTATGTAGTAACGGCACACAAGCCTACAGCTGTCACCGCATGTGTGACAG GTAATTTTACTTCCCCTACGGATTTGAACCTCATTTTAGCAAAAAATGTTCgattagaaatatatcttGTTACTCCAGAAGGTTTAAGACCATTAAAAGAAGTTGGAATTTATGGGAAAATTGCAGTTGTTAAGTTTTTTCGGCCGCCG catgaaaaaaaagatcttttgtttcttttaactACACGTTATAATGCTATGATTTTGGAATGCAttggagaaggagaaaatatagaaattataacaaaagcACATGGAAATGTAGCAGATCGTATTGGAAAAGCTTCAGAAACAGGAATCAAAGCTGTAATTGATCCTAAAGCACGTGTAATTGGTCTACGATTATATGATggtctttttaaaattatacctcTTGATAAAGATAATCCAGAATTAAAAGCATCATCAATACGTATGGAAGAACATCAAGTACAAGatgtaaattttcttcacGGATGTGCTAATcctacattaattttaattcatcaagATATTAATGGAAGACATGTTAAGACacatgaaatttctttaagagataaagaatttgttaaaataccTTGGAGACAGGATAATGTAGAACGTGAAGCTATGATAGTTATTCCTGTACCTTCTCCTATTTGTGGTGCAATAATAATAGGTCaagaaagtatattatatcatgATGGGAATACATATGTTGCTGTTGTGCCTCCAATTATCAAACAGAGTACTATTACATGCTATGCTAAAGTTGATAATCAAGGACTTCGTTATTTATTAGGAGATATGGCTGGACATTTGTTTATGTTATTTgtagaacaagaaaaaaaagcagaTGGTACGCAAGTTgtgaaagatttaaaagttGAACTTCTAGGAGAAATTAGTATACCAGAATGCATTACATATTTAGATAATGGAGTAATATTTGTTGGTAGTAGATTGGGTGATTCACaattagttaaattaattacaaaagcaGATGAAAATGGTTCCTATTGTGTACCAATGGaaacatttacaaatttagCACCAATAGTTGACATGGCAGTAGTTGATCTTGAAAGACAAGGTCAAGGACAAATGGTTACATGTTCTGGAGCTTTTAAAGAAGGTTCTCTTAGAATTATAAGAAATGGAATAGGTATTGAAGAACATGCAAGCATAGATTTGCCAGGTATCAAGGGTATGTGGGCATTAAAAATTGGTGGTGGCAATTTTGATAATACTTTGGTTTTATCTTTTGTTGGACAAACCAGAATTTTGACCTTAAATGGAGAAGAAGTTGAAGAAACAGATATTCCAGGTTTTGTTGCTGATGAACAAACTTTCCATACTGGGAATGttacaaatgatttatttattcagataACACCAACATCTGCCAGattaatttcatatgaaaCTAAAACAGTTGTTTCTGAATGGGAGccagaaaataaaagaactaTTAGTGTAGTTGCTTGTAATGGCACACAAGTACTTTGTGCTACtggaaatgatttattttatttagaaatttcatgTGGACAAATTTTACCAAAAGGATTTACTACTTTACAATATGAAGTTGCTTGTTTAGATATATCTCCATTGGATGGTAATACAGAAGCAAAAATTGCTGCAGTAGGTTTATGGACACATATTTCTGttcatattttaactttaCCTGCTTTAGAAGAAATTAACAAAGAATTACTTGGTGGTGAAATTATACCTAGATCTATTTTAATGACATGTTTTGAAGGTAATACATATCTGCTTTGTGCTCTTGGAGATGGTAGcatgtattattttactttacatAAGCAAAATGGTATACTttctgataaaaagaaagttacTTTAGGTACACAACCAACAGTTTTAAGAACTTTCAGATCATTGTTTACCACTAATGTTTTTGCATGTTCCGATAGGCCTACTGTAATTTATTCATCGAATCATAAACTAGTATTCAGCAATGTTAACTTAAAGGAAGTAAATCATATGTGTTCTTTAAATGCAGAATCATACCCTGATAGCTTAGCATTAGCAACTGATAGTACAGTAACAATCGGAACAATtgatgaaattcaaaaattacacATTCGAACTGTTCCTCTTGGAGAATCACCGAGACGAATTGCTTATCAAGAAAGTTCTCAAACATTTGGAGTAATAACAATGCGTGTTGATATCCAAGATAGTAGTGGTGTTAGCATTGTAAGACATTCAGCATCTACACAAGCAGCTTCTACATCTAGTAGCAGTCATATTGCATCTTATAATAAACCTACAGGACATACAGCTAGTGACATTTGTCAAGAAATTGAAGTACATAATCTACTTATAATTGATCAACATACTTTTGAAGTTTTACATGCACATATGTTAATGCCCACTGAATATGCATTATCATTGATATCAACAAAATTAGGTGAAGATCCTACTTCCTATTACATAGTCGGAACTGCACTTGTTCATCCAGATGAAACTGAACCAAAAATGGGCAGaatacttttatatcattGGAGTGATGGAAAACTTACACAAGTagctgaaaaagaaattaaaggaTCATGTTATTCTTTAACTGAATTTAATGGAAAACTTCTTGCTAGTATAAATAGCACTGTTCGTTTATTTGAATGGACAGCGGAAAAGGAACTCAGATTAGAATGTagtcattttaataatattattgctcTTTACTTAAAAAGTAAAggcgattttattttagttggAGATCTTATGAGATCTCTTACattattgcaatataaaaCAATGGAAGGTTGTTTTGAAGAAATAGCAAGAGATTATAATCCAAATTGGATGACTGCCATTGAAATTTTAGATGATGATACTTTTTTGGGTGCAGAAAATTgctttaatttattcgtttgcCAAAAAGATAg tGCTGCCACTTCAGAAGATGAAAGACAACAAATGCAAGAAGTTGGACAATTTCATTTGGGTGATATGGTTAATGTTTTTCGACATGGATCTTTAGTAATGCAAAATTTAGGTGAATCAAGTACACCTACACAAGGTTGCGTATTGTTTGGTACTGTTAGCGGTGCAATCGGTTTAGTTACAcaaattccatttatattttatgaattcttaAGAAATCTTGAAGATAGATTAACAAGTGTAATAAAAAGTGTTGGTAAAATAGAACATAACTTTTGGAGAAGTTTTAATacggaattaaaaattgagcaATGTGAAGGTTTTATAGATGGAGATTTAATTGAAAGTTTTCTTGATTTGAGTCCTGATAAAATGGCAGAAGTTGCAAGTGGTCTTATG atTGACGATCCCAGCGGcatgaaaaaagaagcaaCAGTGGATGATCTTGTAAAAATAGTGGAAGATCTTACAAGGATACATTAG
- the LOC726074 gene encoding ADP-ribosylation factor-like protein 3, whose protein sequence is MCLCLGPIKSGKTFLMKRLQGDEIDYATHTVSTNGINLFTIKNDTGEFDMLIKEIGGSMAPIWKHYFDKTQKLIYVIDTSNLCQISAAGVLLYSLLVDPKLQNIKIALTLNKMDLSYRQMRNEALLMLQYSRLQKEVTQELSVFETSGMTDQGIEELRNWLFDPISLKFSINSKK, encoded by the exons atgtGTCTTTGTCTTGGTCCTATTAAATCgggaaaaacatttttaatgaaacgttTACAAGGAGATGAAATAGACTATGCAACTCATACCGTTTCTACAAATggtataaatctttttaccaTAAAAAATGACACTGGCGAATTTGATAtgcttattaaagaaataggtGGAAGTATGGCACCAATATGGAAACATTACTTTGATAag acacaaaaacttatttatgtaatagatACAAGCAATCTCTGTCAAATAAGTGCGGCAGGAGTATtactttattcattattagttGATcctaaattgcaaaatataaaaatcgcaTTAACATTGAATAAAATGGATCTTTCTTATCGTCAAATGCGCAATGAAGCCCTACTTATGCTACAATATTCACGTTTGCAAAAAGAAGTTACTCAAGAATTATCTGTATTTGAAACTAGTGGAATGACTGATCAAGGTATTGAAGAATTAAGAAACTGGTTATTTGATCCgatctctttaaaattttcaataaattcaaagaaataa